The Rattus rattus isolate New Zealand chromosome 1, Rrattus_CSIRO_v1, whole genome shotgun sequence genome includes a region encoding these proteins:
- the Mob3a gene encoding MOB kinase activator 3A, protein MSNPFLKQVFNKDKTFRPKRKFEPGTQRFELHKRAQASLNAGLDLRLAVQLPPGEDLNDWVAVHVVDFFNRVNLIYGTISDGCTEQSCPVMSGGPKYEYRWQDEQRYRKPTALSAPRYMDLLMDWIEVQINNEDLFPTNVGTPFPKTFLQAVRKILSRLFRVFVHVYIHHFDRIAQMGSEAHVNTCYKHFYYFVTEFSLIDPKELEPLKEMTSRMCH, encoded by the exons ATGTCAAACCCATTCCTGAAACAAGTGTTCAACAAGGACAAGACATTCAGGCCCAAACGCAAGTTTGAGCCTGGCACGCAGCGCTTCGAGCTACACAAGCGCGCACAGGCATCTCTGAACGCGGGGCTGGACCTGCGGCTGGCTGTGCAGCTGCCGCCGGGCGAGGATCTCAACGACTGGGTGGCCGTGCACGTGGTGGACTTCTTCAACCGCGTCAACCTCATCTACGGTACCATCAGCGACGGCTGCACCGAGCAGTCGTGTCCGGTCATGTCCGGGGGCCCCAAGTACGAGTACCGCTGGCAGGACGAGCAGCGCTACCGGAAGCCCACAGCGCTGTCCGCACCCCGCTACATGGACCTGCTTATGGACTGGATCGAGGTGCAAATCAACAACGAGGACCTTTTCCCCACTAATGTTG GCACACCGTTCCCCAAGACCTTCCTGCAGGCAGTGCGCAAGATCCTGTCGCGGCTCTTCCGCGTGTTCGTGCACGTGTACATCCACCATTTTGACCGCATCGCACAGATGGGCTCCGAGGCGCACGTGAACACCTGCTACAAGCACTTCTACTACTTCGTCACCGAGTTCAGCCTCATTGACCCCAAAGAGTTGGAGCCCCTG AAGGAGATGACATCGCGGATGTGTCACTGA